The Penicillium oxalicum strain HP7-1 chromosome VIII, whole genome shotgun sequence DNA segment CACATCGACGTCTGCGGTTTTAGCTTTCTCCCCGCGAAACCAGACTACGACCCACCGAAAGAGATCACCAAATTCTTAGAAAGCGGTCCCACACCCATCTATGTTGGCTTTGGTTCTATTGTGGTGGATAATCAAAAAAGGCTTACAGAAACAGTCTACGAAGCTGTTAAAAAGTCAGGGCAACGagccatcatctccaagggcTGGGGTAATGTTGGGGTCGACGACGTTGAGGTGCCTGACAATATCCTTGTGATTGGAAGCTGTCCCCACGACTGGTTGTTCCGGCAGGTGTCATGTGTAGTTCACCATGGCGGAGCTGGCACGACAGCGGCAGGGCTCGCCCTTGGACGCCCAACGATCATTGTTCCATTTTTTGGTGACCAGCAATTCTGGGGTGACATCGTCGCCCGTAACGGAGCCGGTCCGTTGCCTATCCCCCATAAAGAACTCACGGTGGATGGCTTGTCCAACGCGATTGAGTTCGCATTGAAAGACTCCACGCGTGAAAAGGCCCAGGAAAttgccaagaagatggaaggcGAATCTGGCGTCCGGGATGGCGTACGCAGCTTCCATCGTCAGCTTGACCTTCGATCGCTGCGGTGCGCAGTCTGTCCAACTCGACCAGCTGTGTGGCACTTGAAACATACCGAAGTCGGGCTGAGTGCCCTTGCCGCCGCTATTCTAGTGGAAACAGGCAAGGTTGACCCGCAGGATCTAGTGTTGTGAGTTTCTTACGCCTCCGACCAGGATGTGATTCGTTCGACTGACCAAGATTCAGGAATCGTCCCAAAGAGTATGACACATACCGCGACCCAGTCGGCCCGATTAGTGCCAGTGCTCAGGTTCTCTTTGGAGCTATCGCGCATTTTGTGGGTGGCATTGCCGATGCCCCTGCCTATGTAGTCAGTGATCTGGCAGTGGCCCGCCATGCTTTGGAAAGTTCCCATGGACGAACAGACCTCAATCGTGAGTGGCGCCGTCACAGGTCGCGGAGCAGAGCACGATCAGCTCGCATCGATAATAAGGCTCGAATGAGCAATGAGACTCGATCAAGCGAAGAGACGCGGGCAAGCGGAGAAACCGACACAAGCAAAGGGTCTCACCCCAGCAATGAAACTCGTACAAGTGATGGGACTtgggaagatgatcaagtgcAGGCAAATGATGGGGTTCAATCAAAGGTTGACACGCAGACAGGCGGGGAAAGAGCGCGTTCAGGCGAAGAAAATAACCCAAGCCATACAGTGGGTGATACGGCCCAGCAAAGATCACCAAAAAGGAACGAGGATGCGCACAATAGTGATGGTGTCGAGTCTCTAAGTGATGAGAGTGGCTCTTGTGACGCGACACGTGCGGAGCCGAACCTAGAGTTGGAGCGAGAATGCAGTATCAAACTTCAAAGGACGGCGACTATGGCATCAGTGAATACCACATCCAAGTCTCACAATATTCTCTACGAGATTGCCAGCTTGGGAGGGAAAATGTCTTTGAAGTTTGTTAATTTACTCATCTGGCTTCCGACCGATTTGACCCTGAGTCTCTCAAAGGGTTTCCACAATGCACCGAAATTGTGGCATGACCCCATGGTTAGGTCGACACCGAAAGTGCACGATATTCAGAGTGGTTTCAAGGCAGCTGGCAAAGTAAGTCGTCTTCTATAGCTTCCCTGAATCCGGTGATGCCGCAGCATACTCATAAAAGTGCAGGAGTTATTCCACGGCTTCTACGATGGAGTCACAGGGCTTGTGGTTCAGCCACAGCACGGTTACAAGGAGAATGGCGCAAAGGGAATGATGAAGGGTGTTGGAAAAGGCATCGGCGGAGTGTTTTGCAAGCCACCTGCAGGTACGCGAAACTGCTGCTCTCTGAGAGGACTCCATTCCATCATCTAACGCACATCTCACAGGTCTTTGGGGGCTTGCTGGGTATCCTCTGATGGGAATTCGTCGCAAATTGCTCGATTCCCTGGGTCGATCTAGCGAGGGCCAAATTGTCCTTTCTCGAATTGCTCAAGGGCATGAAGAAATGTACGCCTCTACGCCCGCGGAACGGGCGGAGGTCATCAAGAAATGGTCCGTGATCGAAAAATCTCTGACGCCGTCGCAATGTCGCAAACAGCATAAGAACAACATGTTCCGTCGGCaattccaccaccaccacaaccACTATCGAGGTTCGTTTCATGTTTAACGCAGTCACGATTCCCATTCGGATGTTTGATATTCTCGGTTTGCATGTATACCCTTACGCTCTCTGTTACTGTTATTATGATAATGTAATTAAATCTTCGATTAATGATCACTGCAACCTTTTTGTGGACTCGGACATCTGAGGTTCATCCAAGCCTAGGCAGATCTGAGAAATAGGGGGGCAAATGAATTTCGATTCTTCGAGTGGAAAGAATTAGTGGCTGAACTTGGCAGTGGGTTGAGTTCATACCTGCTCAAGACCAAGCGTTGGTTCATTACGAGTTCCCGTGACGCCCATAGGATAGCGGATACAGCCATACAGGCATAGGTGTATTTTCGCCGTCCAAAAAAACCCTTATTAAATTTTCAGGACTAGAGGTCGTGATAATGCACAACATATAGCAGCTGGCTACCTCATTGACGACGACCTCTCTGCCTCATGAGAACCCCCAGAGGAatatcatcctcgtcgtaGAACTCcgcctcctcatccacaccaAAGTCACGAAGGCGTTCTCCCTCTGCATTGCG contains these protein-coding regions:
- a CDS encoding Sterol 3-beta-glucosyltransferase UGT80B1; this encodes MPSVVPTTEGATAARHNQIESEDWPTQLSDASSPRSSGERMQFNGDGLNTGVRILGDGRLKIRINQYRPNIAGLLNLARSSKSHKTAENQAETPAGDQASKVDESIRRAEKEADNFPLHLNVVIQVIGSRGDIQPFIALGKELKKHGHRVRLATHLAFREFVLDADLEFFNIGGDPAELMAFMVKNSGLLPNMDTIRSGAILKRRREMKDIVDGCWRSCFEMGDGTHLHQIKDDLWSEEQDYRRRPFVADVIIANPPSLAHIHCAQKLGIPLHIIFTMPWSPTQAFPHPLAVIQQQDCKPSVANFVSYAIVDMMIWEGLGDIVNKYRRTVLSLSSLDAITAPSILHKLQVPCSYLWSPAILPKPEDWGDHIDVCGFSFLPAKPDYDPPKEITKFLESGPTPIYVGFGSIVVDNQKRLTETVYEAVKKSGQRAIISKGWGNVGVDDVEVPDNILVIGSCPHDWLFRQVSCVVHHGGAGTTAAGLALGRPTIIVPFFGDQQFWGDIVARNGAGPLPIPHKELTVDGLSNAIEFALKDSTREKAQEIAKKMEGESGVRDGVRSFHRQLDLRSLRCAVCPTRPAVWHLKHTEVGLSALAAAILVETGKVDPQDLVLNRPKEYDTYRDPVGPISASAQVLFGAIAHFVGGIADAPAYVVSDLAVARHALESSHGRTDLNREWRRHRSRSRARSARIDNKARMSNETRSSEETRASGETDTSKGSHPSNETRTSDGTWEDDQVQANDGVQSKVDTQTGGERARSGEENNPSHTVGDTAQQRSPKRNEDAHNSDGVESLSDESGSCDATRAEPNLELERECSIKLQRTATMASVNTTSKSHNILYEIASLGGKMSLKFVNLLIWLPTDLTLSLSKGFHNAPKLWHDPMVRSTPKVHDIQSGFKAAGKELFHGFYDGVTGLVVQPQHGYKENGAKGMMKGVGKGIGGVFCKPPAGLWGLAGYPLMGIRRKLLDSLGRSSEGQIVLSRIAQGHEEMYASTPAERAEVIKKWSVIEKSLTPSQCRKQHKNNMFRRQFHHHHNHYRGSFHV